The genomic DNA GTGATCGCCGGTTCGTTCATCAGATCGTCGGTGAGCTGACGGTATTCGAGATAGGGATACAACGGATAGTCTTTCAGCGTGGGCATCAGTTGTGCAACCACATCCATTTGCCGGTTATCCCACGCCTGTTTGACCTGAAGATAGCGGCTACGCTGTTCATCCAGTGAATCAGCATGCGCCAGGCTGTTTACCGTCAGCAGACAGACGCTGGCAGCCAGTAAACGCCAGATCAGGGTTTTCGCTTTTTCCACAAGCTCTTCCTCAATATAAAAATGCAGCATCGTGCCGCTCAGGGCCTCTTTTATGCTAATAAGACATTACCGAATCCGCCATGTTCCGGACACTTTTTTACCTTGCTGGGCTTAGCCAGCGAAAAAGGCTACACTTCGCCTTTGAAAACTTCCGATCAAAATAAAAGAGGCGAAGTCCAACGTGGCTCAATTCGTTTATACCATGCATCGTGTCGGCAAAGTGGTTCCGCCGAAACGTCATATTTTGAAAAATATCTCGCTGAGCTTCTTCCCTGGCGCAAAAATCGGTGTCCTTGGCCTGAACGGCGCCGGTAAATCTACCCTGCTGCGCATTATGGCGGGCATTGATACCGATATCGAGGGCGAAGCCCGTCCGCAGCCTGGCATTAAAATCGGCTACCTGCCGCAGGAGCCTCAGCTGAATCCCGAACATACCGTGCGTGAATCCGTTGAAGAGGCGGTGAGCGAAGTGGTGAATGCGCTGAAGGGGCTGGACGAAGTGTATGCCAAATACGCTGAACCGGACGCCGATTTCGACAAGCTTGCCGCACAGCAAGGTAAGTTTGAAGAAATTATCCAGGCGCACGACGGCCATAACCTGAACGTACAACTGGAGCGCGCCGCGGATGCACTGCGTCTGCCAGAGTGGGAGGCGAAAATCGCCAACCTGTCCGGTGGTGAGCGCCGCCGCGTAGCGCTGTGCCGCCTGCTGCTGGAAAAACCAGACATGCTGCTGCTCGACGAACCGACCAACCACCTGGACGCCGAGTCCGTGGCCTGGCTGGAACGCTTCCTGCACGATTTCGAAGGCACCGTGGTGGCAATCACCCACGACCGTTACTTCCTGGATAACGTCGCCGGCTGGATCCTCGAACTCGACCGTGGCGAAGGCATTCCGTGGGAAGGCAACTACTCGTCCTGGCTGGAGCAGAAAGACCAGCGTCTGGCGCAGGAAGCCTCTGCGGAAGCGGCTCGCCGTAAATCCATCGAGAAAGAACTGGAGTGGGTGCGTCAGGGTGCGAAAGGCCGTCAGTCGAAAGGCAAGGCGCGTCTGGCTCGCTTTGAAGAACTCAACAACACCGAATATCAGAAACGCAACGAAACCAACGAACTGTTTATTCCACCGGGAACCCGTCTGGGCGATAAAGTCGTTGAAGTCAGCAACCTGCGTAAATCCTACGGCGATCGCGTGTTGATTGACGATCTGAGCTTCTCGGTACCGAAAGGCGCGATTGTCGGCATCATCGGTCCGAACGGCGCGGGCAAATCCACCCTGTTCCGCATGATGTCAGGTCAGGAACAGCCGGACAGCGGCAGCATCACCCTCGGTGAAACGGTGAAACTGGCCTCGGTTGATCAGTTCCGTGACAGCATGGATAACAGCAAAACCGTGTGGGAAGAGGTTTCCGGCGGTCTGGATATCATGAAGATCGGCAACACCGAAATGCCGAGCCGCGCCTACGTCGGTCGCTTTAACTTCAAAGGTACGGACCAGGGCAAACGCGTAGGTGAGCTGTCCGGTGGTGAACGTGGTCGTCTGCACCTGGCAAAACTGCTGCAGGTAGGCGGTAACGTGCTGCTGCTCGATGAACCAACTAACGACCTGGATATCGAAACCCTGCGCGCGCTGGAAAACGCCCTGCTGGAGTTCCCGGGCTGCGCGATGGTTATCTCGCACGACCGTTGGTTCCTCGACCGTATCGCAACCCACATTCTGGATTACCAGGACGAAGGTAAGGTCGAATTCTTTGAAGGTAACTTTACCGAGTACGAAGAGTACAAGAAACGCACCCTCGGCGCCGATGCGCTGGAGCCGAAGCGTATCAAGTACAAACGTATCGCGAAGTAATTAACGCTGAATGCCGGATGAGCGTAGCGCCATCCGGCATTTCAGTCTCAGTCCTGCTCGCCCATCATCTCTTTCACCAGCTCCACGCAGCGCAGGAATCGTCCGTCGTAATCCGGCTCTTTCACATGCACAAACTCAATGTTGTTGGCGTTGAGCATTTCGACCAGTAGCGTCTGAAACTCTTTACGAGCAACCGAACTGCCGAGGCTGCGCAGACCGTCCGCTACCCATGGCGTGTTGTTTTCCAGCAGGATCACCAGGTGGAAACGGTATTCATCAATCAGCGCCTGCACAAACGGGTGTTCGCGGCCTTCGTATTTTTTACAGAACGCCTGCGTGGTGACGAAATCGGTATCGACAAACGCGACTTTGTTTGCATATTTTACTGCAAAATCAATATATTGCGCATGGCCAAGCGCTATTTTGTCGTAATCAGAATACTGCAACGCCATCTCATCGCCGCCGAGATGCGAAAAAACATAGTCGCGACCATATTCCCAGGCGCTGGTGGTGTTGAAGATATTGGCAAGCTTGTTCACCAGCGTCGATTTACCGCTCGACTCGCCCCCCAGCACCGCCACCGTGCGCACGAAGAACGGTTTCACTTCCGTCGGGATGTATTCCCAGTAGCGGAACGGGTTCTCACGGATCTGCGCACCGCTGATGTTCATGAAGGTACGCTTCGGATCGATGAGTACCGTTTCAACACCCAGATGCTTCAGATATTGCGGTGCATCCGCTTCTTCAGAGGTGTAGATCCAGTTCGGTTCGATCCCTTTCTCCTCCATGAAGGCGTGAATGCCCCGGCTCCAGACGTCCCAGCCGTGCGGATAGGGCTCCATTCCCTCTTCATTGAAAGCATGAATGCGGATGTTCTTCTGGTACTTAAAAGTTTGCAGCAGCCAGCGCAGGCGATCCGGCACCGTTGGTTGCTGGGACATGGCGCTGTCTTCGAACAGCTCACGATCACGCGTGTCGTCATAACCCATGATGATATGCAGTTCATCCACCTGGCTACAGGCACGCTGGATCAGGTAGATATGACCGGTATGCAGCGGATAAAACTTACCAAACACCACGCCGATGTTTTTCTCACGGCGCGGAAACTCAAGCCCCAGAAAACGGTGCAGGGCTTCCAGCTTTTGCGCGCTGGGGCTTTTGATTTTGGCATTCAGCAACTGGCTTAAATAGCCTTTGGTCATGCCGCTGGCATCCGCCACCTGCTGCAGGGTGCAGCCTTTCTGACGGATGGCGGTTTTCAGATAGTCAAATGACGACATGAATGCCCCTGTGAATTGAAGTTGTGCTTTGTATTATAAGTCGTCAAAGACACTTAACGCATCAGAGAGTTTTTTCACACCAAAGACTTGCATCCCTTCCGGGACTTTTTTCGGCACGTTGGCGGCAGGCACAATCGCCCGACGGAAACCGTGTTTTGCCGCTTCGGAAATACGCTCCTGGCCGCTCGGCACCGGACGAATTTCGCCCGCCAGACCGACTTCGCCAAAGACGACTAAATCCTGCGGCAATGGTCTGTCGCGCAGGCTGGAGACCATCGCCAGCAATAATGCCAGGTCAGCGCTGGTTTCAGTGACTTTTACGCCGCCAACCACGTTGACGAAAACGTCCTGATCAGCCATTTGCAGGCCGCCGTGACGGTGCAGCACCGCCAGCAGGATAGCCAGCCGGTT from Trabulsiella odontotermitis includes the following:
- the ettA gene encoding energy-dependent translational throttle protein EttA, giving the protein MAQFVYTMHRVGKVVPPKRHILKNISLSFFPGAKIGVLGLNGAGKSTLLRIMAGIDTDIEGEARPQPGIKIGYLPQEPQLNPEHTVRESVEEAVSEVVNALKGLDEVYAKYAEPDADFDKLAAQQGKFEEIIQAHDGHNLNVQLERAADALRLPEWEAKIANLSGGERRRVALCRLLLEKPDMLLLDEPTNHLDAESVAWLERFLHDFEGTVVAITHDRYFLDNVAGWILELDRGEGIPWEGNYSSWLEQKDQRLAQEASAEAARRKSIEKELEWVRQGAKGRQSKGKARLARFEELNNTEYQKRNETNELFIPPGTRLGDKVVEVSNLRKSYGDRVLIDDLSFSVPKGAIVGIIGPNGAGKSTLFRMMSGQEQPDSGSITLGETVKLASVDQFRDSMDNSKTVWEEVSGGLDIMKIGNTEMPSRAYVGRFNFKGTDQGKRVGELSGGERGRLHLAKLLQVGGNVLLLDEPTNDLDIETLRALENALLEFPGCAMVISHDRWFLDRIATHILDYQDEGKVEFFEGNFTEYEEYKKRTLGADALEPKRIKYKRIAK
- the nadR gene encoding multifunctional transcriptional regulator/nicotinamide-nucleotide adenylyltransferase/ribosylnicotinamide kinase NadR, with protein sequence MSSFDYLKTAIRQKGCTLQQVADASGMTKGYLSQLLNAKIKSPSAQKLEALHRFLGLEFPRREKNIGVVFGKFYPLHTGHIYLIQRACSQVDELHIIMGYDDTRDRELFEDSAMSQQPTVPDRLRWLLQTFKYQKNIRIHAFNEEGMEPYPHGWDVWSRGIHAFMEEKGIEPNWIYTSEEADAPQYLKHLGVETVLIDPKRTFMNISGAQIRENPFRYWEYIPTEVKPFFVRTVAVLGGESSGKSTLVNKLANIFNTTSAWEYGRDYVFSHLGGDEMALQYSDYDKIALGHAQYIDFAVKYANKVAFVDTDFVTTQAFCKKYEGREHPFVQALIDEYRFHLVILLENNTPWVADGLRSLGSSVARKEFQTLLVEMLNANNIEFVHVKEPDYDGRFLRCVELVKEMMGEQD